One part of the Tunicatimonas pelagia genome encodes these proteins:
- a CDS encoding RHS repeat-associated core domain-containing protein: MLERKTAEGGFSVLTTLTNGETSFVDSNLTPATRYTYQLYARSRGDNTQRSGYSNAVGQATYSTATPEPIRDGDYQPQYNGNIAAIKWNSQGWNDKQEKLYYFRYDPVNRLTAARYAERNTSTTWGRDPGHFSVDAIGYDENGNIERLTRFTGNRRSGQGGRHSIDELVYNYGNNNTTNQLISVADNSGSHQGFADYNTSGDDYLYDANGNLEKDKNKYIDEIKYNLLNLPEEIIFKKDGKQASIRYLYDATGVKLRKTVTDYEGQVTTTDYIGGIQFTQVDSEPRVLELIQHEEGRVVPKQDGSGYAYHYDIRDHLGNTRVTFSSETETDTYLATMEIDENISGDESQLFANYDQVTFINNTVFDHTNGGSPEYSLRLSGASGEEVGLTKSLRIRKGDQVTMEVWATYGEPTPTSGAGAAAAAAAITNALMLTPEAIDAPGSVNAVGDLLASGPFYEDQQGFDDLQPRAFLNYIFVGDDFISSDQGFMQVSASAETDGMTPSHEKLALSFEGTRSGYLYIYLSNESAQVTPTYFDDFKIEHEHSPVVADESYYPYGGLHSSQAHGTDYLYNGKELQTDLGLGWYDYGARMYDAALGRFTSIDPLADIAEAYNPYHFVRGNPINRIDPTGLTDFTLNKETGEVEKVKDTEDETDRVLKTDKDGNVKRKGEGVLGFLVKEENRGKAKVAFGGIEKGILKDGINFQEDNNVIDIGGENQATVKGFEDFALKLSNYVDKEIGGYYLSTKGQDAISHIYVGRYANNDAQNERSGFNLYTTRPDLVGNVDVRVDYHTHLSRFSNADRLRPSSLGPKGGDVGHKKRQSASFPSLKYLIITNPKPFEY, from the coding sequence GTGCTTGAACGCAAAACCGCAGAAGGGGGCTTTTCGGTACTCACTACCCTGACCAACGGGGAAACCAGCTTTGTGGATAGTAACCTCACCCCGGCTACCCGCTATACGTATCAACTCTACGCCCGCTCGAGGGGGGACAATACTCAGCGTTCGGGATACTCCAATGCGGTTGGGCAGGCCACCTATTCTACGGCTACGCCTGAACCTATTCGTGATGGGGACTACCAGCCGCAGTACAACGGTAATATTGCCGCCATTAAGTGGAACAGCCAGGGCTGGAACGATAAACAAGAAAAGCTCTACTACTTCCGCTACGACCCGGTGAATCGCTTAACGGCGGCTCGCTACGCCGAGCGTAATACATCTACTACCTGGGGCAGGGATCCCGGACACTTCAGTGTGGATGCGATTGGCTACGATGAAAATGGTAACATTGAACGGCTCACCCGCTTTACCGGGAACCGCCGTTCGGGGCAAGGTGGTCGGCATTCTATTGACGAACTCGTATACAACTACGGTAACAATAATACCACAAACCAACTTATATCGGTAGCCGATAACTCGGGCTCGCACCAAGGTTTTGCTGATTATAATACTTCGGGCGATGATTACCTGTACGATGCGAATGGTAATCTAGAGAAGGATAAGAACAAATATATAGATGAGATCAAGTACAACCTGCTGAATTTGCCCGAAGAAATTATCTTCAAGAAAGACGGAAAGCAAGCCAGTATCCGTTATTTATACGATGCTACGGGGGTAAAACTTAGAAAGACGGTGACCGACTACGAAGGCCAAGTAACCACTACGGATTACATCGGGGGCATACAGTTCACCCAGGTGGATAGCGAACCTCGGGTACTGGAACTCATTCAGCATGAGGAAGGTCGGGTGGTACCGAAGCAGGATGGTTCGGGCTACGCCTATCACTACGACATCCGTGACCACTTGGGCAATACGCGGGTGACGTTTAGTTCTGAGACCGAAACAGATACCTATCTGGCTACGATGGAAATTGACGAGAATATATCAGGCGATGAAAGCCAGCTATTCGCCAATTACGATCAAGTGACTTTCATAAACAACACTGTCTTTGACCATACGAATGGAGGCAGTCCCGAATATAGCTTACGGCTGAGTGGGGCTTCGGGGGAAGAAGTAGGACTCACTAAAAGCCTAAGGATACGCAAGGGCGACCAGGTGACTATGGAAGTGTGGGCGACCTACGGCGAGCCGACACCAACGAGTGGGGCAGGAGCCGCCGCTGCGGCAGCAGCCATTACCAATGCGCTGATGTTAACGCCCGAGGCGATTGATGCGCCCGGTAGTGTCAATGCGGTGGGTGACCTACTGGCCAGTGGGCCGTTCTACGAGGATCAGCAGGGCTTTGATGACCTACAACCTCGGGCGTTTCTGAACTACATCTTTGTGGGGGATGATTTCATCAGCAGTGATCAGGGCTTTATGCAGGTGAGTGCCAGTGCCGAGACGGATGGGATGACCCCTTCGCATGAGAAGTTAGCACTAAGCTTTGAGGGTACCCGTAGTGGGTACTTGTATATTTATCTTTCCAACGAAAGTGCCCAGGTTACTCCTACCTACTTTGATGATTTCAAGATTGAGCACGAGCATAGCCCGGTGGTTGCCGACGAAAGTTACTACCCCTACGGTGGGTTGCACTCCTCGCAGGCCCACGGTACGGACTACCTGTACAATGGGAAGGAGCTACAGACGGATTTAGGGCTGGGATGGTATGACTATGGAGCGAGAATGTACGATGCGGCTTTGGGGAGATTTACGAGTATTGACCCATTAGCTGATATTGCAGAAGCCTATAATCCCTATCATTTTGTAAGAGGTAATCCAATTAATAGAATTGATCCGACTGGACTGACAGACTTTACGCTGAATAAAGAGACAGGGGAAGTGGAAAAAGTTAAAGATACTGAAGATGAAACAGACCGGGTATTAAAAACTGATAAAGATGGGAATGTTAAAAGGAAAGGTGAAGGTGTTTTAGGATTTTTGGTTAAGGAAGAAAATAGAGGTAAGGCTAAAGTGGCATTTGGAGGTATTGAAAAAGGGATTTTAAAAGATGGTATTAACTTCCAAGAAGATAATAATGTAATTGATATAGGGGGAGAAAATCAGGCTACTGTGAAAGGCTTTGAAGATTTTGCGTTGAAATTATCTAACTACGTTGACAAAGAGATAGGCGGATACTATCTCTCTACAAAAGGACAGGATGCGATAAGTCATATCTACGTTGGTCGTTACGCAAATAATGATGCTCAAAATGAACGGTCAGGATTTAATTTATATACTACAAGACCGGATTTAGTAGGCAATGTGGATGTACGAGTGGATTACCATACGCATTTGTCTAGATTTAGTAATGCGGATAGGCTACGGCCGTCAAGCTTAGGGCCAAAAGGAGGAGATGTAGGTCATAAAAAAAGGCAGTCAGCGTCCTTTCCTTCACTTAAATATCTCATAATTACCAACCCAAAACCATTCGAATACTGA
- a CDS encoding DUF6438 domain-containing protein: MKKIVFLICSFFSCVEQHTLEYQPSTLEGTWKSGEVNLILKDSLAFDFSFGAVSTFRVKRDTIFMKEISKKKTSYLPKYQIISLSDDTLKLRPLKAAPFSLVKNADFVSFISTNNDRILSDSMPFDSLEFSAGHCPNSCPVFVIMLSSEGNYHIKWEKNIQHESDYFAMLSNAEIRYIQSLIEDINLDSLNNNYLQGSVHSPVHTLIIYNKGKVYSFEIDSYDVQSPFQLKNIMTYLLNSYKFYDLEEKPI, from the coding sequence ATGAAGAAGATAGTTTTTCTTATTTGCAGCTTTTTTAGCTGCGTTGAACAGCATACTTTAGAATACCAGCCTAGCACTCTTGAAGGCACATGGAAAAGTGGTGAGGTAAATTTGATCCTCAAGGATTCTTTAGCTTTTGATTTTAGCTTTGGTGCAGTGTCTACGTTTAGGGTTAAGAGGGATACAATTTTCATGAAAGAAATTAGCAAGAAAAAAACCTCATATCTTCCTAAATATCAGATTATAAGTCTGAGTGACGACACACTCAAACTACGACCGTTAAAAGCAGCACCATTTAGTCTGGTAAAAAATGCTGACTTTGTATCCTTTATTAGCACTAATAATGATAGAATATTATCTGATAGTATGCCTTTTGATAGTTTAGAATTCAGTGCAGGACATTGCCCAAATTCATGCCCTGTTTTCGTCATAATGCTTAGCTCTGAGGGGAACTATCACATTAAATGGGAAAAGAATATTCAACATGAGAGCGATTATTTTGCCATGCTATCCAACGCTGAAATTAGATATATTCAAAGCTTGATTGAGGACATAAATTTAGATTCATTAAATAATAATTATTTGCAAGGGTCTGTACATAGCCCTGTCCATACGTTGATTATCTACAATAAAGGTAAGGTCTACTCTTTTGAAATAGATAGTTATGATGTTCAATCACCTTTTCAGCTAAAAAATATAATGACATATTTACTCAACTCGTATAAATTTTATGATTTAGAAGAGAAACCTATTTAA
- a CDS encoding RHS repeat-associated core domain-containing protein: MTGYEGKVTTTDYMGGMQFTQVDSEPRLLELIQHEEGRVVPKSDGSGYAYHYDLRDHLGNTRVTFSSETETDEYLATMEIDEPISGEESELFANYDQVTFIANDVFDHTDGGSPEYSLRLSGATGEVTGLAKSLRIRKGDKVNMEVWATYGEPTPTSGAGGAAAAAAIVNALMQTPGAIDAPGSMDAISDMLASGPLYEDQGGFDDQLPKAFLNYIFVSDDFISSDQGFQQVSASAETDGINPSHEKLELSFEGTSSGYLYIYLSNESNQVTPAYFDDFKIEHEHSPVIEDASYYPFGLTHTQPLNDPTNKYLFNGFELQNELDLNLYDYLARYYDPALGRFINVDPAADLMRRYSPYNYAFDNPIRFTDPDGMVPEDFIGSAGPADQQTAQTEPDPPAKTKPRETINPIVWLLSIWQKISNDNEFAFSLIPSPRNEIKYSDQGDRDRFNELERSNYQNLSEDEKRELERLRQLYTFDKNGNIVNNIDGPKSYLDKALKRQGLSKPGAGLRESWSENGYVYEVRIHSAESKYGKNGSVYRVARRKVGVDSNGQGYGWEYVDIQGEWHHTRTLKPGKKGNINPDFNQKAAEDTHIIVPY; this comes from the coding sequence GTGACCGGTTACGAAGGTAAAGTAACGACAACGGATTACATGGGGGGGATGCAGTTTACCCAGGTAGACAGTGAACCTCGACTGCTGGAACTCATCCAGCACGAAGAAGGGCGAGTGGTGCCCAAATCGGATGGTTCGGGCTACGCTTATCACTACGATCTGAGAGATCACTTAGGCAATACACGGGTGACCTTTAGCTCCGAAACCGAAACGGATGAGTACCTAGCCACGATGGAAATTGATGAACCCATCTCGGGGGAGGAAAGCGAACTGTTCGCTAATTACGATCAGGTGACTTTTATTGCTAATGATGTCTTTGACCACACCGATGGGGGCAGTCCCGAGTACAGCCTACGGCTAAGTGGAGCCACGGGTGAAGTGACCGGACTAGCTAAAAGCCTACGCATCCGCAAGGGGGACAAGGTGAATATGGAAGTGTGGGCGACCTACGGCGAACCTACGCCCACCAGTGGGGCCGGAGGGGCAGCGGCGGCAGCAGCCATTGTGAATGCCCTGATGCAAACCCCGGGGGCCATTGATGCACCCGGCAGTATGGATGCCATCAGTGACATGTTAGCTAGTGGCCCCTTGTACGAAGACCAGGGTGGGTTTGACGATCAGTTGCCCAAAGCATTTCTGAACTATATCTTCGTCAGCGATGATTTCATCAGCAGTGACCAGGGCTTTCAGCAGGTCAGTGCCAGTGCCGAGACCGATGGCATCAATCCTTCGCATGAGAAACTGGAACTCAGTTTTGAGGGAACGAGCAGTGGGTATCTGTATATCTACCTGTCCAACGAAAGTAATCAGGTAACCCCGGCCTACTTTGATGACTTCAAAATAGAACATGAGCATTCACCAGTGATTGAAGATGCGTCGTACTACCCGTTCGGTCTCACTCATACCCAGCCTTTGAATGATCCTACCAATAAATACTTGTTTAATGGGTTCGAGCTACAGAATGAGTTAGACCTAAATTTATATGATTATCTAGCCCGTTATTACGATCCAGCTCTTGGTCGATTTATCAATGTAGACCCCGCAGCAGATTTAATGCGTAGGTATTCCCCGTATAACTATGCTTTTGATAACCCTATCCGATTTACTGACCCTGATGGGATGGTACCGGAAGACTTTATTGGCTCGGCAGGTCCGGCTGATCAACAAACTGCCCAGACTGAACCTGATCCCCCTGCGAAAACGAAACCAAGAGAAACTATAAATCCAATAGTGTGGTTACTTTCTATTTGGCAAAAAATATCTAATGATAACGAATTTGCATTTAGTTTGATACCTTCGCCAAGAAACGAAATTAAATATAGTGATCAAGGTGATCGTGATAGATTTAATGAACTTGAAAGAAGTAACTATCAAAATCTTAGTGAAGATGAAAAAAGGGAACTAGAAAGGCTAAGGCAATTATATACTTTTGACAAAAATGGTAATATTGTTAATAATATAGATGGTCCAAAGTCATACTTGGATAAAGCTTTAAAACGTCAGGGTCTGAGTAAGCCAGGAGCTGGCTTAAGGGAGTCATGGAGTGAAAATGGATACGTCTATGAAGTTAGAATCCATAGTGCAGAGTCTAAATATGGTAAAAATGGTTCTGTTTACCGTGTGGCTAGAAGAAAGGTTGGTGTTGATTCTAATGGACAAGGATATGGTTGGGAGTACGTAGACATACAGGGCGAATGGCACCATACTAGAACTTTGAAACCTGGCAAAAAAGGTAATATAAATCCTGATTTCAATCAAAAAGCGGCTGAGGACACGCATATTATCGTCCCTTATTAA